The Nitrospira sp. genome contains a region encoding:
- a CDS encoding DUF2207 domain-containing protein has protein sequence MTRLHSLNLAPLSLPLLSTILLPVCLLVIAHAPAQARTMVIEQFHADIQVLTDGDLIVTETIRPRFTESWNGLKRDIPVEYRTPQGFTYTLLLDLISVTDEHLIPLKYETSRDRHYRIFKVWLPGAQNTTKTLILTYRVSNGLKYFEEHDELYWNITGDEWDVPLESAGARILLPPAATGVKALAFNGAYGAREQEAEVRITGPEVLYQMTRPLGFREGLTAVVGWDKGTVTEPTLLQLAGLFLRSNWPVAIPMVVCGLMWRLWYVRGRDPHLRPITVAYEPPAQLTPAELGTLIDNSPDLRDITATLVDLAIRGFLRIEERQESQFLGLWSSTSFVLHLTRSSTEWVDLKPHERTIMNGIFSNGNATIVTLADLKNRFYIHLDGIKSSLLDQLLKKRYYAARPDRVRFIYVAISIAVTIASVYGAAILQEHYGIALQTGLAAGLLSGLIIVGFGWFMPARTIRGTRVLEQVLGFEEFLTRVESDRFARVIKTPQMFERFLPFAMALGVEQNWVRAFEGIYTQPPTWYQGSNLADFRPSRFVGNISQMSAAAGMVMTAAPRSSGGSGFGGGRSSGGSSGGGFGGGGGSGF, from the coding sequence GTGACCAGACTCCATTCCCTCAACCTCGCGCCTCTCTCACTGCCCCTTCTCAGCACCATCCTGCTTCCGGTCTGTCTGCTCGTGATCGCCCACGCTCCGGCGCAGGCTCGTACGATGGTCATCGAACAGTTTCACGCCGATATTCAGGTCCTCACCGACGGAGATCTCATTGTCACCGAAACTATTCGTCCTCGATTTACGGAATCGTGGAACGGGTTGAAGCGTGACATCCCGGTCGAATACCGAACACCGCAGGGGTTCACTTACACCTTGTTGCTGGATCTCATCAGCGTAACAGACGAACACCTCATTCCGCTGAAGTACGAGACCTCTCGTGATCGGCACTATCGAATCTTCAAGGTCTGGTTGCCGGGTGCACAGAACACCACGAAGACGCTGATTCTGACGTACCGGGTGTCGAATGGGCTGAAATACTTCGAGGAACACGACGAACTCTATTGGAATATCACGGGTGATGAATGGGACGTGCCGCTCGAATCGGCAGGAGCCAGAATTCTTCTTCCTCCAGCGGCGACCGGCGTCAAGGCCTTGGCATTCAACGGGGCCTATGGGGCAAGAGAACAGGAGGCCGAGGTGCGCATCACCGGCCCGGAAGTTCTCTATCAGATGACACGGCCACTCGGCTTTCGCGAAGGGCTCACTGCGGTTGTCGGGTGGGACAAGGGAACGGTCACCGAACCCACTTTACTACAACTGGCCGGCCTATTCCTGCGATCCAACTGGCCGGTGGCCATACCTATGGTTGTTTGTGGCCTGATGTGGCGGCTGTGGTACGTGCGCGGCCGTGACCCACATCTGCGCCCCATTACGGTCGCCTATGAACCACCGGCACAGCTGACGCCTGCCGAGCTCGGGACGCTCATCGACAATTCACCAGATCTGCGCGATATCACTGCGACACTGGTAGACCTCGCTATTCGCGGGTTTCTCCGGATAGAGGAGCGTCAGGAATCTCAATTCCTCGGTCTCTGGTCGAGCACGTCGTTTGTGCTGCATCTCACAAGGAGCAGCACCGAATGGGTCGACCTCAAACCGCACGAACGAACGATCATGAACGGAATCTTTTCAAACGGAAATGCAACCATCGTCACTCTAGCCGATCTTAAGAATCGCTTTTACATCCATCTGGATGGAATTAAATCCTCCCTCTTGGACCAACTCCTAAAGAAGAGATATTATGCGGCTCGCCCAGACCGTGTCAGATTCATCTATGTGGCCATCAGCATTGCCGTGACCATCGCATCGGTCTACGGAGCTGCAATTCTCCAGGAACATTATGGCATCGCACTCCAGACCGGTCTTGCGGCAGGGCTGTTGTCAGGACTCATCATTGTAGGATTCGGATGGTTCATGCCGGCTCGAACGATACGAGGCACGCGCGTGCTTGAACAGGTGCTCGGGTTTGAGGAATTTCTCACCCGCGTTGAATCGGATCGCTTTGCACGGGTGATCAAGACACCCCAAATGTTCGAAAGGTTTTTGCCTTTTGCGATGGCGTTAGGAGTCGAACAGAATTGGGTTCGGGCCTTCGAGGGCATTTACACCCAGCCACCCACCTGGTATCAAGGATCGAACCTCGCAGACTTCAGGCCGAGTCGCTTTGTCGGGAATATCTCGCAGATGTCTGCGGCAGCCGGCATGGTCATGACCGCTGCGCCACGGAGTTCAGGTGGGTCCGGCTTCGGTGGCGGTAGGTCGTCAGGCGGATCTTCCGGCGGAGGATTCGGCGGCGGCGGCGGAAGCGGATTTTGA
- a CDS encoding LemA family protein, with translation MAWIILAALAISILLAIGMYNSLVRLTVQTENAWADIDVQLKRRHDLIPNLVETVKGYAGHEKQTLEAVITARNRAMSATTPSTRAEAESILAQSLKSLFALAEAYPQLRAVESFTQLQGSLDQIEDAAQNARRYYNAVVRDLNTKIQEFPSNMVAHSFNFKTREFFEIADVAERAVPNVSFEQTR, from the coding sequence ATGGCGTGGATCATCCTAGCCGCCTTGGCCATATCCATACTGCTCGCGATCGGCATGTACAACAGTCTCGTGCGGTTGACGGTCCAGACCGAAAACGCCTGGGCAGACATCGATGTTCAGTTGAAGCGGCGCCACGACCTGATCCCGAACCTCGTTGAAACAGTGAAGGGCTATGCCGGTCATGAGAAACAGACCCTTGAGGCCGTCATTACAGCCCGCAATCGTGCGATGTCGGCGACTACTCCTTCCACAAGAGCCGAGGCCGAAAGCATTCTTGCTCAATCGCTGAAGTCCTTGTTTGCTCTGGCAGAGGCCTACCCACAACTGCGCGCAGTGGAAAGCTTCACGCAACTACAGGGTTCTCTGGACCAGATTGAAGACGCCGCGCAGAATGCCCGTCGGTACTACAACGCAGTAGTGCGAGACCTGAATACGAAGATCCAGGAATTTCCCTCCAACATGGTTGCGCATTCCTTCAACTTCAAGACACGCGAATTCTTTGAGATCGCGGATGTCGCCGAGCGAGCCGTGCCGAATGTCAGCTTCGAACAGACACGTTGA
- a CDS encoding M20/M25/M40 family metallo-hydrolase: protein MMKNERQLRTFITESRPTFEDLLGQMVEVPSISMDSSRKNDIRRMADLAAQYLTGIGAQAQVVETGGYPLVSGGWTTGATYPTVTIYNHLDVQPAQEPEWKHPPFAFRNNHGIYHGRGATDDKGPALTALFGARYALEQGVPINIRFLWELEEEIGSPHFRTGLRDRSAVPRPDSVVVSDTIWISKGKPAVPSGLRGLLGARLTLRTGDKDAHSGVTGGAARNPLAELMEVANTCLDARTGRVKIQDFYDDVVEPTKEEITSFLTSGFQVKRFQHAYGFRSLRVHNPVDVMRRIWASPTFEIHGLTGGYQGQGIKTVVPGHAELKVSMRLVPNQTPERIFAKLKKHVAKVNPNVKVEREGMLHPFKGSLTGPYVECVKRALKAGFGKNPAFVREGGSIGAVVTMQDTWKVPVLFMGLSLPEHGYHAPNEYYDWGQASGGMKAFARYFEELARIGK, encoded by the coding sequence CTGATGAAAAACGAGCGGCAGCTTCGGACTTTCATTACCGAGTCACGGCCGACATTTGAAGATCTCTTGGGGCAGATGGTGGAGGTGCCGTCGATCAGTATGGACTCATCCCGAAAGAACGATATCCGACGCATGGCGGATTTGGCTGCGCAGTATCTGACGGGGATAGGCGCCCAAGCTCAGGTGGTCGAGACCGGTGGCTATCCCCTCGTCTCCGGTGGCTGGACAACAGGGGCGACCTACCCGACCGTCACTATCTACAATCATCTGGATGTACAGCCTGCACAAGAACCAGAATGGAAGCATCCTCCCTTCGCGTTTAGGAATAACCACGGCATCTATCACGGCCGAGGTGCGACCGACGACAAGGGGCCAGCCCTGACCGCTTTGTTCGGTGCCCGCTATGCTCTTGAACAAGGTGTGCCGATCAATATCCGCTTTTTGTGGGAACTGGAAGAAGAGATTGGGAGCCCTCATTTTCGTACAGGGCTTCGAGACCGCAGCGCCGTTCCACGACCGGACTCAGTGGTCGTCTCCGACACAATCTGGATTTCAAAAGGCAAGCCGGCCGTGCCATCCGGCCTGCGGGGGCTGCTTGGTGCCCGGTTGACGCTCCGAACCGGAGACAAGGATGCTCATTCAGGTGTCACGGGAGGGGCTGCGCGAAACCCACTGGCTGAGTTAATGGAGGTCGCGAATACGTGTCTTGATGCGAGGACCGGTCGAGTAAAAATCCAGGACTTTTATGACGACGTGGTCGAGCCGACCAAGGAAGAGATCACGAGCTTCCTCACCTCCGGTTTCCAGGTCAAGCGTTTCCAGCATGCCTATGGGTTTCGATCTCTTCGCGTGCATAATCCAGTTGACGTCATGCGTCGGATCTGGGCATCGCCAACCTTTGAGATTCATGGCTTAACTGGGGGCTATCAGGGGCAAGGTATCAAGACGGTGGTGCCTGGTCATGCCGAGCTGAAGGTCAGCATGCGGCTGGTTCCGAATCAAACGCCCGAGCGGATATTTGCCAAGTTGAAGAAGCATGTTGCCAAAGTGAATCCAAACGTGAAGGTGGAACGAGAAGGCATGCTCCATCCGTTCAAGGGCAGTTTGACCGGACCCTACGTGGAATGTGTGAAACGGGCTCTCAAGGCAGGATTCGGTAAAAATCCCGCCTTCGTACGGGAGGGAGGATCAATCGGTGCAGTCGTAACGATGCAGGACACGTGGAAGGTTCCGGTTCTCTTCATGGGATTAAGCTTGCCGGAACATGGGTACCATGCTCCTAACGAATACTATGATTGGGGCCAGGCCTCGGGCGGGATGAAAGCCTTTGCTCGGTACTTTGAAGAGCTTGCAAGGATTGGAAAATGA
- a CDS encoding divalent-cation tolerance protein CutA — protein MKADPVNVVVVMVTTSNQDEAAKIAEHVVRARLAACASTIPTVRSTYWWEGKIMNDQESLVLIKTTSGQYPSLQTAIQELHSYKVPEIIAIPVVEGLPMYLEWVDRETS, from the coding sequence ATGAAGGCTGATCCGGTCAATGTGGTAGTTGTTATGGTTACTACTTCCAACCAAGATGAGGCGGCTAAGATTGCCGAGCATGTGGTCCGTGCTCGGCTAGCGGCCTGTGCGTCAACCATTCCCACAGTACGTTCGACCTATTGGTGGGAAGGTAAGATCATGAATGATCAAGAATCGCTCGTGTTGATCAAGACGACTTCTGGACAATACCCTTCGCTTCAGACAGCGATACAAGAGCTTCACTCCTATAAGGTGCCGGAAATAATAGCGATTCCTGTGGTGGAAGGGTTGCCTATGTATCTTGAATGGGTGGACCGGGAGACGTCCTAG
- a CDS encoding M23 family metallopeptidase, with protein MAQTTTQDGDSYTIVVFRGSTAKPLRFSFSRKLLRRLLVCAGILALIDLAVVSHYVVRTGEVLELASFRSEAMSAREQTAAFMTAIDDLKKRIGAMNEVNQRLRVMLGIEVPKSGDMVNGRGGEEVPILEEAGSMPSPHENNSTSMGSIPGGSKDGVEGTDQHSAVGIAPSKSHLDAVASVKDGLDWLERAATAQERLLSGLSEAAEQRSTRWASTPSIWPVKGWVTSGFGPRISPFTEKPAWHDGLDIGAAPNTPVRAPAQGRITSTGYDPKLGNNVRVDHGYGVETLYGHLAKAVVKEGQRVERGDVIALVGSSGLSTGPHLHYMVKVNGQALDPRKYILE; from the coding sequence ATGGCTCAGACGACGACGCAAGATGGCGATTCCTACACAATTGTAGTCTTTAGGGGGTCCACCGCGAAGCCTCTTCGTTTCAGTTTTTCGAGGAAGCTCCTGCGGCGTTTGCTGGTTTGTGCTGGAATTCTGGCGCTTATCGATCTCGCTGTTGTCTCGCATTATGTCGTGCGAACGGGAGAAGTTTTGGAGTTGGCCTCCTTCCGTAGCGAGGCGATGAGTGCACGAGAGCAAACTGCAGCGTTCATGACAGCCATTGATGACTTAAAGAAACGTATCGGCGCTATGAATGAGGTCAATCAAAGGCTCCGGGTCATGTTGGGTATAGAAGTTCCAAAGTCCGGTGACATGGTGAATGGTCGAGGCGGCGAGGAAGTACCGATTCTTGAAGAAGCGGGGTCTATGCCCAGTCCTCACGAGAATAATAGCACGAGCATGGGCTCAATCCCTGGCGGTTCAAAGGACGGGGTTGAAGGAACCGACCAACATTCTGCTGTCGGAATTGCACCATCAAAGAGTCATCTCGATGCAGTCGCATCGGTTAAGGACGGACTAGACTGGCTTGAGAGGGCGGCTACTGCGCAAGAACGTCTCCTCAGCGGATTGTCGGAGGCGGCCGAACAGCGCTCGACTCGATGGGCTTCAACACCCTCTATTTGGCCGGTGAAAGGTTGGGTGACATCAGGGTTTGGGCCTCGCATTTCTCCGTTCACCGAAAAACCAGCTTGGCATGATGGGTTGGATATCGGGGCTGCGCCGAATACGCCGGTTCGTGCTCCTGCACAGGGACGGATTACGTCGACCGGTTATGATCCTAAGCTTGGGAATAATGTCCGTGTAGACCATGGGTATGGAGTCGAAACGCTGTATGGGCATCTCGCCAAGGCGGTTGTGAAGGAGGGCCAGAGAGTTGAACGTGGTGATGTCATTGCGCTTGTCGGGAGCTCAGGACTTTCCACGGGTCCCCACCTTCACTATATGGTCAAGGTAAACGGTCAAGCGCTTGACCCAAGGAAATACATTCTGGAGTAA
- a CDS encoding formate--tetrahydrofolate ligase, with product MNDLEIAQSVNPIPISDIGFQLGVRPEELTLYGRDKAKVSLKTLDRLKDQPKGRYVLVTAINPTPLGEGKTTTSIGLAMGLSRLGHRTALTLRQPSLGPVFGMKGGGTGGGRAQVVPMEDINLHLTGDAHAVAASHNLLSAFLDNHVFQGNTLSIDPHQILWPRSLSMNDRALREIVLGEATGGRRGQFVITEASEVMAVLALAKDPLDLRERLGRILVGLTKSGSPVTAEQLNCVGSMAALLKDALMPNLVQTLEGTPAFVHTGPFGNIAHGNCSIISDTIALRCADFVVTEAGFGSDLGAEKFFNIKCRTSGLIPTVAVVVATLRALKLHGGGGAAKAGVALPLSLTGPNQEALAKGIANLAQHIANVRAHGVPVVVAVNAFKDDPQDELDWVREQSQKMGAVDAAVSTHWADGGKGAEQLAVAVARASEKTAQFQHLYELSWPIRKKIQTIATQMYGAETVRFEPAAERQIDMAEDLGFGGLPVCMAKTPLSLSHDPTLKGRPTGFTVPIRELRVLAGAGFVTAVCSGIQLMPGLPKKPAGERIGLDPRTGKIVGLS from the coding sequence TTGAACGACCTCGAAATCGCGCAGTCCGTTAACCCCATTCCCATCAGTGATATCGGTTTTCAGCTCGGCGTTCGTCCTGAGGAGCTCACCCTCTATGGAAGGGATAAGGCTAAGGTTTCCCTGAAGACGTTGGATCGGCTTAAAGATCAACCAAAAGGACGATACGTCCTGGTCACGGCGATCAACCCCACCCCCTTAGGAGAAGGAAAGACTACGACATCCATCGGCCTCGCGATGGGGCTTTCGCGACTCGGGCATCGGACCGCGCTTACTCTGAGGCAACCCTCCTTAGGCCCCGTATTCGGCATGAAGGGCGGAGGAACGGGCGGCGGGCGTGCCCAAGTCGTTCCGATGGAAGATATCAATCTTCACCTGACGGGTGACGCCCACGCTGTGGCAGCCAGCCACAATCTTCTTTCTGCGTTCCTCGACAACCATGTGTTTCAGGGAAACACGTTGTCGATCGATCCCCATCAAATCCTGTGGCCACGATCGCTGAGTATGAACGATCGGGCCCTTCGGGAGATTGTACTCGGGGAAGCCACTGGCGGTCGCCGAGGTCAGTTCGTCATCACGGAGGCCTCGGAGGTTATGGCTGTGCTGGCGCTGGCGAAGGACCCACTTGATCTCCGGGAGAGGCTTGGCCGCATACTCGTGGGACTTACGAAGTCCGGCAGTCCAGTTACGGCCGAACAACTTAACTGTGTAGGATCAATGGCCGCTCTCCTGAAGGATGCACTCATGCCGAATCTGGTTCAAACGCTCGAAGGTACCCCCGCGTTTGTTCATACCGGACCCTTCGGTAACATCGCCCACGGCAATTGTTCGATTATTTCGGATACGATCGCCCTTCGATGTGCCGATTTCGTCGTAACCGAAGCTGGTTTTGGAAGCGATTTAGGGGCGGAGAAGTTTTTTAATATTAAGTGCCGTACGTCCGGACTCATCCCAACAGTCGCGGTGGTTGTGGCCACGTTACGAGCCTTGAAACTTCATGGCGGCGGAGGGGCTGCCAAAGCCGGAGTTGCACTGCCGTTGAGTTTGACTGGACCGAATCAGGAGGCGTTGGCGAAGGGAATCGCCAATCTTGCGCAGCACATCGCCAATGTTCGGGCTCATGGGGTACCGGTGGTGGTCGCGGTCAACGCCTTCAAGGATGACCCGCAAGACGAATTGGATTGGGTTCGGGAACAGTCGCAGAAGATGGGAGCCGTAGACGCGGCAGTTTCCACCCATTGGGCTGATGGGGGAAAAGGTGCCGAACAGCTGGCCGTCGCGGTGGCCAGGGCCTCGGAAAAAACGGCTCAATTCCAGCACCTGTATGAACTGTCTTGGCCGATCAGGAAGAAGATTCAGACGATTGCCACACAGATGTATGGAGCGGAAACGGTCCGATTTGAACCGGCGGCGGAACGTCAGATTGATATGGCGGAAGACCTAGGATTTGGGGGGCTACCCGTTTGCATGGCTAAGACGCCATTGTCTTTGTCACATGATCCTACGCTCAAAGGGAGGCCGACCGGGTTTACAGTACCGATTCGTGAGCTACGAGTCTTAGCTGGAGCCGGATTTGTCACGGCAGTGTGTTCTGGGATTCAGTTGATGCCAGGATTGCCAAAAAAACCAGCCGGTGAGCGAATCGGCCTTGATCCAAGGACTGGGAAAATCGTGGGACTGTCGTGA
- a CDS encoding protease modulator HflC — MTKQGLVITLLAVIVGLFVLGASPLFVVDVIQNAIVVQLGKPVRNITEPGLYMKVPFIQEVTYFEKRLLDYDSNAQDVITQDKKTLLLDNFAKWRITDPLKVYQAFQSQRGALQRLHDIIYSELRVELGRHDLIEIVSSTRADIMRVVTERANEKASIYGLEIQDVRIKRADLPEQNEKAVFARMQAERERQAKQYRAEGAEEAQKIRSEAEKDREIILAQAYKESEEIRGGGDAKAFRIYATAYRQDQRFFEFTRSMEAYKNVFKDKSMLVMSPDSEFFRYLKQR, encoded by the coding sequence ATGACAAAGCAGGGATTGGTCATCACACTCCTAGCCGTGATCGTCGGCTTGTTCGTGCTGGGCGCCTCACCGCTCTTCGTGGTCGATGTGATCCAGAACGCCATCGTCGTCCAACTCGGCAAACCCGTCCGTAATATCACCGAGCCCGGGCTGTACATGAAAGTCCCGTTTATCCAAGAGGTGACGTATTTTGAGAAGCGGTTGCTGGATTATGATTCCAACGCGCAAGACGTCATTACCCAGGACAAAAAAACGCTCTTACTGGATAACTTTGCAAAATGGCGGATTACCGACCCGCTGAAGGTGTATCAGGCGTTTCAAAGCCAACGCGGCGCCCTTCAGCGCCTCCACGATATCATCTACTCAGAGCTTCGCGTGGAGCTGGGTCGACATGATTTAATCGAGATCGTCTCCAGCACCAGAGCCGACATCATGCGCGTGGTCACCGAACGGGCCAATGAGAAGGCTTCGATCTACGGCCTCGAGATTCAGGATGTTCGGATTAAGCGGGCAGACCTTCCGGAACAGAATGAAAAGGCCGTCTTTGCCCGTATGCAAGCTGAGCGAGAACGGCAGGCCAAGCAGTATCGAGCCGAAGGGGCGGAAGAAGCACAAAAAATTCGATCGGAAGCTGAAAAGGATCGAGAGATTATCCTTGCCCAAGCCTATAAGGAGTCAGAGGAAATTCGGGGAGGCGGCGATGCTAAGGCGTTTCGGATCTACGCGACTGCCTACCGACAAGATCAGCGGTTTTTCGAGTTTACTCGTTCGATGGAAGCCTACAAAAACGTGTTCAAGGACAAGTCGATGCTAGTTATGAGTCCGGATTCTGAATTCTTTCGATACTTGAAGCAACGCTGA
- the hflK gene encoding FtsH protease activity modulator HflK, whose amino-acid sequence MVWDPKDPWGKKSDPLEEALKQAQSQLKDLFPPGGLKSLLPAGGSWNIIIAGLLILLVWQSVFIVAPDEEGVVKRFGVPVRAVEPGPHFKIPFVETVLQPKVAKLYRVEVGFRTSQQGRQQMVPQEALMLTGDMNILGIEFIVQYKIKEAREFLFNVADIHETIGKAAEASMREVVGKNKIDEVLTTGKAEIQQGALILLQSILDQYKSGVQIAAIQLQDVNPPDAVAAAFKDVTNAKEDREKLINQAQGYRNDIIPRAKGEAAEMVNRARGFAQARLNRAQGETNRFLATLKEYQQGKDVISKRIYIETLEEILPNVEKVIIDGKGGDRLLPYLPLDRLSKSPSAAVIKPAPQPEAEEPRPESLPTLKPRGSRS is encoded by the coding sequence ATGGTCTGGGACCCAAAAGATCCATGGGGTAAGAAGTCTGACCCGCTTGAAGAGGCACTCAAGCAGGCTCAGTCGCAACTGAAAGATCTCTTTCCACCCGGTGGGTTGAAAAGCCTTCTCCCAGCTGGGGGCAGCTGGAATATTATTATTGCCGGTCTACTCATCCTGCTGGTTTGGCAAAGCGTGTTTATCGTGGCGCCCGATGAAGAGGGCGTGGTGAAACGGTTCGGCGTACCGGTCCGCGCCGTCGAGCCTGGGCCGCACTTCAAGATCCCCTTCGTCGAAACCGTCCTTCAGCCGAAGGTTGCCAAATTATATCGAGTCGAAGTGGGCTTCCGCACCAGCCAGCAAGGGCGCCAGCAAATGGTTCCTCAAGAAGCGTTGATGCTCACCGGAGACATGAACATCCTCGGGATTGAGTTTATCGTCCAATATAAGATCAAAGAAGCCCGTGAGTTTCTCTTCAATGTGGCAGATATCCATGAAACCATCGGGAAGGCGGCCGAAGCCTCCATGCGCGAAGTGGTCGGGAAGAATAAGATCGACGAGGTCCTGACGACCGGCAAGGCCGAAATTCAACAGGGCGCCCTGATTCTGTTGCAATCCATTTTGGATCAGTACAAATCCGGTGTGCAGATTGCCGCCATCCAACTCCAAGACGTCAACCCCCCGGACGCGGTTGCCGCCGCTTTCAAGGATGTGACCAACGCCAAAGAGGACCGGGAAAAGCTCATCAATCAAGCCCAGGGCTACCGCAACGACATCATCCCAAGGGCAAAAGGTGAAGCCGCGGAGATGGTGAATCGAGCACGGGGATTTGCTCAGGCTCGGCTCAACCGTGCCCAGGGAGAGACGAACCGCTTCCTCGCCACCTTGAAGGAATACCAGCAGGGGAAGGATGTCATCAGCAAGCGCATTTACATTGAAACGCTGGAAGAGATACTCCCGAATGTGGAGAAGGTGATCATCGACGGCAAAGGCGGCGACCGTCTGCTGCCATACCTCCCGTTGGACCGTCTCTCCAAGTCACCCTCGGCGGCCGTGATCAAACCGGCTCCTCAACCTGAAGCTGAGGAGCCCAGACCAGAGTCTCTCCCGACGTTGAAACCGAGAGGGAGCAGATCATGA
- a CDS encoding inorganic phosphate transporter yields MDLTVFIYLLILLLAFANGTNDVSKAIATLVGSGIANYGTAIAWGTFWTMVGAAASAFVASAMVKTFSTGFIEPDLVIPSVLAPAVLCGAILWVLFASKAGLPVSTTHALTGSLVGGGLLAFGIDGLIWSTVSKKIVLPLLLSPFLSFGLSMMFHPLIAVIAKRWEGLCVCIMPSHRALVTIDPQGCTRTLFQAGGSGMPVAAVPSQCDRAGLSGPVIGLDSLHWLSSGLASLARGTNDAPKIAAMLLLGSTVTTWPSPTWHILVFAGVAIAMGIGSYWGGRRVTEVLAERVTKMNHTEGLSANLTTSSLVLLSGTFGLPVSTTHISSSAIIGIGLLRGTGSLRWTTVQDIVLAWLVTIPAAACLAGAAYFLLSTALQTF; encoded by the coding sequence ATGGACCTGACCGTCTTCATATATCTCCTGATCCTCCTCCTGGCCTTTGCCAACGGAACGAATGATGTGTCGAAGGCCATCGCGACGCTGGTGGGCAGCGGGATCGCCAACTATGGGACTGCGATCGCCTGGGGAACATTCTGGACGATGGTCGGTGCCGCCGCTTCGGCCTTTGTCGCCTCCGCCATGGTCAAAACCTTCAGTACCGGCTTCATCGAGCCGGATCTCGTGATTCCCTCCGTGCTTGCCCCGGCGGTTTTATGCGGGGCTATCCTTTGGGTTCTCTTTGCGTCCAAGGCCGGACTGCCCGTCTCGACAACCCATGCATTGACCGGCTCGCTGGTTGGAGGAGGATTGCTGGCCTTCGGTATCGACGGATTGATCTGGTCGACTGTCTCCAAGAAAATCGTGCTTCCGCTGTTACTGAGCCCCTTTCTTTCCTTCGGTCTCTCCATGATGTTTCATCCTCTCATAGCCGTGATCGCCAAACGCTGGGAGGGGCTTTGTGTCTGCATCATGCCAAGCCATCGAGCGCTCGTGACGATCGATCCACAGGGTTGCACACGCACCCTCTTTCAAGCCGGAGGCAGCGGCATGCCGGTCGCTGCCGTCCCGTCGCAATGCGACCGAGCAGGACTATCCGGCCCCGTCATCGGCCTCGATTCTCTCCACTGGTTATCCAGCGGGCTCGCCTCGCTCGCGCGAGGCACTAACGATGCTCCCAAGATCGCCGCGATGCTCTTGCTTGGCAGTACCGTGACAACATGGCCAAGTCCTACCTGGCACATCCTCGTATTTGCCGGGGTGGCGATCGCCATGGGCATCGGCAGCTACTGGGGAGGGCGGCGCGTCACGGAGGTGCTTGCAGAGAGAGTGACGAAGATGAACCATACAGAAGGTTTATCGGCCAACCTGACGACGTCGTCACTGGTGCTGCTATCAGGTACGTTCGGCTTGCCTGTCTCAACTACGCATATCAGCAGCTCCGCGATCATCGGCATCGGACTCCTACGAGGGACCGGTTCTCTTCGCTGGACCACGGTACAAGATATCGTGCTGGCCTGGCTTGTGACGATTCCCGCCGCCGCCTGTTTGGCCGGCGCAGCCTATTTCCTGCTTTCCACGGCCCTCCAGACCTTTTAG